In a genomic window of Roseiflexus castenholzii DSM 13941:
- a CDS encoding SH3 domain-containing protein, which produces MHLRLLVLMVSAALLASAAFPGSSGRPVQAQTIITVTPTPPRQPAAPGGTPRPTTTPGATANDTVRLLEAALERTSQASSYQMHVSIRAAGVVAGARSAREETLIDYNGEYHGANFAFVMRSPELLRQGIDPTAGITAVYANGVTYAVGPLPIHGVTEPVWYTIGSNAPSFLAPPYRLEDLLRRLGNALPLAEMTRGRTETIDGRRCTAYQAGPDVASAALGALGRPLVPPRATNTSASLDLDIRRGVVQLWLCSDGVLRRVHVIASGNVRQQPSNLFSITFRIDLGNINGRVTITAPAQARALQRTPEPTVAAVRAGPIRSAPGAGSIVGQMNVQDAVIIIERSANQRWYRVRAPAATGWVSASLLAVPPALARQVPVTPNP; this is translated from the coding sequence ATGCATCTTCGTCTGTTGGTTCTGATGGTCAGCGCGGCGCTGTTGGCGAGCGCGGCGTTTCCGGGGTCGAGCGGTCGTCCGGTGCAGGCGCAGACTATCATCACCGTCACCCCCACGCCTCCGCGTCAGCCTGCCGCGCCAGGCGGCACGCCACGTCCGACCACCACGCCGGGCGCAACGGCGAATGACACCGTCCGCCTGCTCGAAGCAGCGCTGGAACGCACATCACAGGCGTCGTCCTATCAGATGCATGTATCTATTCGTGCAGCCGGCGTCGTGGCCGGCGCTCGCAGCGCGCGCGAGGAGACGTTGATCGACTACAATGGCGAGTATCATGGCGCGAACTTTGCCTTCGTCATGCGCTCGCCAGAACTCCTGCGCCAGGGTATCGACCCGACTGCCGGCATCACTGCGGTGTACGCAAATGGGGTTACCTATGCGGTCGGTCCGCTCCCCATCCATGGCGTGACCGAGCCAGTCTGGTACACGATTGGCTCAAATGCGCCATCATTTCTGGCGCCCCCCTACCGTCTCGAAGACCTGTTACGGCGATTGGGTAATGCGCTGCCGTTGGCGGAAATGACCCGCGGTCGCACCGAAACCATCGATGGGCGGCGCTGCACCGCGTATCAGGCGGGTCCCGACGTCGCGTCGGCGGCGCTGGGAGCGCTGGGACGTCCACTTGTGCCGCCACGGGCGACGAATACGAGTGCGTCGCTCGATCTCGACATCCGACGGGGAGTTGTGCAACTCTGGCTCTGTAGCGATGGAGTGCTGCGACGGGTTCACGTGATTGCCTCTGGCAATGTTCGCCAGCAGCCATCGAATCTGTTTTCCATCACCTTCCGCATCGATCTCGGCAACATCAACGGCAGGGTGACCATTACCGCACCAGCGCAGGCGCGCGCCTTGCAGCGCACCCCTGAGCCGACCGTGGCTGCGGTGCGCGCCGGTCCTATTCGAAGTGCGCCAGGGGCAGGCAGCATCGTGGGGCAGATGAATGTGCAGGATGCCGTCATCATCATCGAGCGCAGCGCCAACCAGCGCTGGTACCGTGTGCGCGCGCCGGCAGCGACGGGATGGGTCAGCGCATCGTTGCTCGCAGTACCTCCCGCTCTTGCGCGCCAGGTACCGGTCACCCCTAACCCCTAA
- a CDS encoding DJ-1/PfpI family protein: MTLRKRTVAILIFDDVELLDFAGPFEVFSSVRNLTGDHERLMDVFTVAESTAPVRCRNGLVVQPEWSIDECQTVDVLVIPGGAGVRAALGRNHVVEWVRTRAQEAELTVSVCTGSFLLAQAGLLSGRPATTHWERIGEMRERFPEVEVVEDERWVDTGDIITAAGVSAGIDVALHVVRRLYGADVARATALGIEYDYWE; encoded by the coding sequence ATGACGCTACGCAAACGAACAGTTGCGATCCTGATCTTCGACGACGTTGAGTTGCTCGATTTTGCCGGTCCCTTCGAGGTATTCAGTTCGGTGCGCAACCTGACCGGCGATCACGAGCGATTGATGGACGTGTTTACCGTTGCCGAGTCGACAGCGCCGGTGCGCTGCCGCAACGGGCTGGTCGTGCAACCGGAGTGGTCAATCGATGAATGCCAAACGGTTGATGTCCTGGTCATTCCGGGAGGCGCGGGTGTTCGCGCCGCGCTGGGGCGCAACCATGTGGTGGAATGGGTGCGCACACGCGCACAAGAAGCGGAACTGACGGTCAGTGTCTGCACCGGCAGTTTCCTGCTGGCTCAAGCCGGGCTACTAAGCGGTCGTCCGGCAACTACGCACTGGGAGCGGATCGGCGAAATGCGTGAACGCTTCCCGGAGGTGGAAGTCGTCGAAGACGAGCGCTGGGTCGATACCGGCGACATCATCACCGCTGCCGGGGTAAGCGCCGGCATCGACGTGGCGCTGCACGTCGTTCGGCGGTTGTATGGCGCCGACGTCGCGCGCGCCACTGCACTTGGCATCGAGTACGACTACTGGGAGTGA
- the xylB gene encoding xylulokinase: MPAYLLGLDIGTTGARALLCDENGQVLVVATAEYPLSTPQPLWSEQNPEDWWRGACEALRTVVVQAGVAPEQIAGLGLTGQMHGSVFLDEQDRVLRPALLWNDQRTAAECAEITQRVGAERLIAIAGNPALTGFQAPKILWLRNHEPEHYARVAQVLLPKDYIRRKLTGISATDAADAAGTLLLDLRRRDWSAEILAALDIPRAWLPRVFEGPEVTGGLLTEVATDLGLPAGLPVIAGGGDNAAAAVGSGIVQPGIVSSSIGTSGVIFAHSDEIALDPQGRLHTFCHSVPGRYHLMAVTLAAGGSFRWFRDTLRAVAGQNLGYDDLTALAASVSPGAEGLIFLPYLSGERTPHLDPLARGAFIGLTARHTLAHMARAVMEGVVFSLRDGLEIMRSLGIAPAQIRATGGGGKSPLWRQMQADIYATDVATLAAEEGPAYGAALLAGVGAGVFQDVDDAVARCVRLTTTTKPDDRAVVRYDEVYAIYRDMYAILCSGMHRLAHVAITP; this comes from the coding sequence ATGCCCGCCTATCTTCTCGGTCTTGATATCGGCACCACCGGCGCCAGAGCGTTGCTCTGCGATGAAAATGGCCAGGTTCTGGTGGTCGCAACCGCTGAATACCCGCTCTCGACGCCCCAACCGCTCTGGAGCGAGCAGAATCCAGAGGACTGGTGGCGCGGCGCATGTGAGGCGCTTCGCACCGTCGTGGTGCAGGCAGGCGTTGCGCCGGAGCAGATTGCAGGATTGGGATTGACCGGACAGATGCATGGGTCGGTCTTTCTCGACGAACAGGATCGAGTTCTTCGTCCGGCGCTCTTATGGAACGACCAGCGCACGGCTGCGGAGTGCGCCGAAATCACGCAGCGCGTTGGCGCCGAACGTCTGATTGCCATTGCCGGAAACCCGGCGCTGACCGGGTTTCAGGCGCCCAAGATTCTCTGGCTGCGCAATCACGAACCAGAGCATTATGCGCGAGTCGCGCAGGTGCTTCTGCCGAAGGATTATATCCGCCGCAAACTGACCGGCATCAGCGCCACCGATGCCGCCGACGCCGCCGGTACCCTGTTGCTCGATCTGCGGCGTCGCGATTGGAGCGCTGAAATCCTGGCAGCGCTCGACATTCCGCGCGCCTGGCTTCCGCGCGTGTTCGAGGGACCAGAAGTCACCGGAGGTCTGCTGACAGAGGTTGCCACAGACCTGGGATTGCCCGCCGGTCTGCCGGTCATCGCTGGCGGCGGCGACAATGCAGCGGCAGCGGTCGGCTCTGGCATTGTGCAGCCCGGCATCGTCAGCAGTAGCATCGGCACCAGCGGCGTGATTTTTGCCCATTCCGACGAGATTGCGCTCGATCCGCAAGGTCGCCTGCACACCTTCTGCCACAGTGTGCCGGGACGGTACCACCTGATGGCGGTCACGCTGGCGGCAGGCGGTTCGTTCCGCTGGTTCCGCGATACATTACGCGCGGTTGCCGGTCAGAACCTCGGCTACGACGATCTGACCGCGCTGGCGGCATCGGTTTCGCCTGGCGCCGAAGGGTTGATCTTCCTGCCCTATCTCAGCGGTGAACGCACGCCGCACCTCGATCCGCTGGCGCGCGGCGCGTTCATTGGGTTGACGGCACGCCACACCCTGGCGCACATGGCGCGTGCCGTCATGGAAGGGGTGGTGTTCTCACTGCGCGACGGGCTGGAGATTATGCGCAGCCTGGGCATTGCGCCGGCACAGATCCGCGCTACCGGCGGCGGGGGCAAAAGCCCGCTCTGGCGACAAATGCAGGCAGACATCTACGCTACCGATGTGGCAACGCTGGCGGCTGAAGAGGGACCTGCATACGGCGCGGCGCTGCTCGCCGGGGTTGGCGCAGGGGTCTTCCAGGATGTGGACGATGCTGTAGCCCGCTGCGTGAGGCTGACCACGACGACTAAGCCCGATGATCGCGCCGTCGTGCGATACGATGAGGTTTATGCCATCTACCGCGATATGTATGCCATCCTGTGCAGCGGCATGCATCGCCTGGCGCATGTTGCGATCACCCCGTAA
- a CDS encoding VanW family protein: protein MLRAPESPRLAIIVLMLSAAILYLDYRYAPSSALFDRSLQEHPALALLWSQAIGATTAFANSPSMRFILVGESAPLSLRGDVGYNVRAALDARNGALRDVIIRPGETWSFNASVGSPAHVNVRVVAGVPGGGWCDLASRYVQALRPVLPPEAFAFPDHVRTAGIGLLNVADEDAVAIWNIDGQPGSFGGRQDLQITNTTDTTLRLVVVEGALPDQIVVRALMIAN from the coding sequence ATGCTCCGCGCGCCAGAATCGCCCCGCCTTGCGATCATCGTCCTGATGCTTAGCGCTGCCATTCTGTACCTGGACTATCGGTATGCACCTTCATCCGCTCTTTTTGATCGGTCGCTTCAGGAGCATCCCGCACTCGCGCTTCTCTGGTCTCAGGCGATAGGAGCAACGACCGCATTCGCGAACTCGCCATCGATGCGTTTTATTCTGGTCGGCGAAAGCGCGCCCTTGAGCCTGAGGGGTGATGTCGGCTACAATGTTCGCGCAGCGCTCGATGCCCGCAACGGCGCGCTGCGCGATGTCATCATTCGTCCGGGTGAGACGTGGAGTTTCAACGCCAGTGTCGGTTCGCCCGCGCACGTGAACGTGCGCGTCGTCGCCGGCGTGCCTGGCGGGGGATGGTGCGACCTTGCGAGCCGCTATGTGCAGGCGCTGCGTCCGGTGTTGCCGCCTGAAGCGTTCGCCTTCCCAGACCATGTGCGCACTGCCGGCATCGGGTTGCTGAATGTTGCTGACGAGGACGCAGTCGCCATCTGGAACATCGACGGCCAGCCCGGTTCATTCGGCGGGCGCCAGGATTTGCAGATCACCAACACGACTGATACGACGCTTCGGTTGGTTGTAGTTGAAGGAGCATTGCCGGATCAGATCGTTGTGCGAGCATTGATGATTGCAAACTGA
- a CDS encoding M81 family metallopeptidase produces the protein MIGRRPRIAVGGIIHETHTFAEPPTDLAAFVAQSLVRGDALLHALAGSSSGIGGMLVGCAAAGLEAIPTLYAAAMPGGVVHDAAYHALRDELLDRLAAAMPLDGVLLALHGAMVAESERDVEGDLLVRVRTLIGPAVPIVVEFDMHGNISARSVACVDVAVAFNTNPHIDAFARGEEAAALMARLVQRAIRPTAVLVQLPLLLPPQATGTDDRPLAAVHARAAELRRDPRVIAICVMAGFAYADTPDTGASIIVATDDDRERARRYADELAGILMAHRSAARPALSSPDSAVQRALEMPGGPIILVDSADNIGGGTPGDGTDALRALLHARAREATVVIADPEAVAACWVAGEGAVVETLVGGKVDRWHGAPVLVHGVVRRLSDGEFTCERKDNHFAAFYGDTIRMGRTAWLRVDGINILLTERKTPPFDLAQLRGAGIIPEQQKIIVVKSAVAYRAAYLPIAAGVIEMDTAGLCSANLNRFPYRHLRRPIFPLDPLSTSEES, from the coding sequence ATGATCGGGCGACGACCACGGATTGCGGTTGGCGGCATCATCCACGAAACGCACACCTTTGCCGAACCGCCGACCGATCTGGCCGCGTTCGTCGCGCAATCACTGGTGCGTGGCGATGCCCTGCTGCACGCTCTGGCAGGAAGCAGTTCCGGCATCGGCGGCATGCTCGTGGGATGCGCTGCTGCCGGTCTGGAAGCAATCCCGACGCTCTACGCCGCCGCAATGCCTGGAGGCGTTGTGCATGATGCCGCGTACCACGCCTTGCGCGATGAATTGCTGGACCGGCTGGCGGCGGCAATGCCGCTCGATGGCGTGTTGCTCGCGTTGCATGGCGCTATGGTTGCCGAAAGCGAACGTGATGTGGAAGGCGATCTCCTGGTGCGGGTGCGAACGCTGATCGGACCTGCTGTTCCTATCGTTGTCGAGTTCGATATGCACGGCAACATCAGTGCACGGAGCGTCGCCTGTGTCGATGTTGCCGTCGCCTTTAACACCAATCCGCATATCGACGCCTTCGCGCGGGGTGAAGAAGCGGCAGCGCTCATGGCGCGCCTGGTGCAGCGCGCCATCCGTCCAACCGCCGTCCTGGTGCAATTGCCGCTTCTGCTGCCGCCGCAGGCGACCGGCACGGATGACCGGCCGCTGGCGGCAGTGCATGCGCGCGCTGCCGAACTGCGTCGTGACCCGCGCGTGATCGCTATCTGCGTCATGGCAGGATTCGCCTACGCTGACACACCCGACACCGGCGCCAGCATCATCGTCGCCACCGATGACGATCGCGAGCGCGCCCGCCGCTATGCCGACGAACTCGCTGGCATCCTGATGGCGCACCGCTCCGCTGCGCGACCCGCGCTATCCTCGCCCGACTCCGCAGTCCAGCGTGCCCTGGAGATGCCAGGCGGACCGATCATTCTGGTCGATTCAGCCGACAACATCGGCGGCGGCACGCCGGGCGACGGCACGGACGCTCTGCGCGCGCTCCTCCATGCCCGCGCACGCGAGGCAACCGTCGTGATTGCGGACCCGGAGGCAGTCGCAGCGTGTTGGGTGGCAGGCGAAGGCGCTGTCGTCGAAACACTGGTCGGCGGCAAGGTGGACCGCTGGCATGGCGCGCCGGTCCTGGTGCACGGCGTAGTGCGTCGGCTCAGCGACGGCGAATTCACCTGCGAACGGAAGGACAACCACTTCGCAGCATTCTACGGTGACACGATTCGGATGGGGCGCACTGCCTGGCTGCGCGTCGATGGGATCAATATTCTGCTCACCGAACGGAAGACGCCGCCGTTCGACCTTGCACAGTTGCGTGGTGCAGGAATTATTCCCGAACAGCAGAAGATCATCGTCGTCAAATCAGCCGTCGCCTACCGCGCCGCCTACCTGCCCATCGCCGCTGGCGTCATCGAAATGGACACCGCCGGGTTGTGCAGCGCCAACCTCAACCGCTTTCCATACCGCCACCTGCGACGCCCAATATTCCCACTCGACCCGCTGAGCACATCCGAAGAATCGTAA
- a CDS encoding Rid family detoxifying hydrolase gives MEHIHILTDAAPVPHGAYDQAIRVGNMVITSSYMGLHPSHAGIITGGFEAEFRQAMHNIAAVLAAAGCTLRDVVRVNVSLTDLQKYTEMDRLYREYFHPPYPTRRTIGVKELLGGAQVEIDVWAIVQEDRGHSQ, from the coding sequence GTGGAGCACATACACATCCTCACCGACGCCGCTCCGGTTCCACACGGCGCATACGATCAGGCTATCCGTGTCGGCAATATGGTCATCACATCGAGCTATATGGGGCTGCATCCGAGTCACGCGGGCATTATCACCGGCGGCTTCGAAGCGGAATTTCGCCAGGCGATGCACAACATCGCCGCCGTGCTTGCGGCAGCCGGATGTACGCTGCGCGATGTGGTGCGTGTGAATGTGTCGCTCACCGATTTGCAGAAATATACCGAGATGGATCGGCTCTACCGCGAATATTTTCACCCGCCCTACCCGACGCGCCGCACGATTGGGGTCAAGGAACTACTCGGCGGCGCGCAGGTTGAGATCGATGTGTGGGCGATTGTGCAAGAGGACCGCGGTCACTCCCAGTAG
- a CDS encoding DUF2267 domain-containing protein, which produces MATLVQLVAEKAGITEAQAHMAVRTVADFLKEKLPAPIAGQVEAVLAADASAVAGAAESVLKGLGGFMGSKKDG; this is translated from the coding sequence ATGGCAACCCTGGTGCAACTTGTTGCTGAGAAAGCCGGCATTACCGAAGCACAGGCGCACATGGCGGTCAGAACGGTCGCAGATTTTCTGAAAGAGAAACTGCCAGCGCCCATCGCAGGTCAGGTAGAAGCAGTGCTCGCTGCTGACGCCAGCGCTGTTGCAGGAGCGGCCGAGTCGGTCCTGAAAGGACTTGGCGGGTTTATGGGAAGCAAGAAGGACGGGTAG
- a CDS encoding tandem-95 repeat protein, with protein sequence MLCVRRWMLVWTLMVVLLGGLPAGPVALRDEPAALAQSTPEAPQPGDVFREFVFPQRLTLCFRPSNPASCNNVPRERSAGLTFNPAGATRAELAVEYWGGHIGTRQHFRVNSQDYWQPLPPIQNVPSGARQQCYFRTILGGTLPLDLSQLRNGENRFRFTIEHNNQYGQDTQCPGNFGWGTTYIYGFTARLYYTPGSIPAPSGSITSPAENTSIGEMPQITVQATPPAGRTIARVDVIGEYLDYDWDGDGVLREWQYQLVRGQMQRHIGWAVRDGSVYRVVWNTTWIPDQVDADGNLLPVRLMARITDSDGVSFMTAARTVWFQRSGRQVRMYTSSHDRDNQRVYGVPQNFGPRNMSTSTPPLTTTITIADNPAGAASARMIIHTWAGDQTKEEPTVRDRITINNATVVNVNGSPPTPPIGADHHWSFDWRDVPVSALIQGDNLFGVWTNRQGHHLEIQWPGPAIMVERVDAPYAHDQVIVTPEDTPITITLTGSTPFLNPLTITPSTGPSRGTLGGTGATRVYTPQTNYNGLDRFDFRVFSSDGEDTGTIHIVVTPVNDAPVLNPAPRTFPAIPEDVPDTGNSGTTVGALLSGTVTDPDPDALPAGVALTGASGNGTWQYSLDGNAWLDVGTVAPTSTLLLEPSARLRFRPAPNFFGQASITYRAWDRSDGLAGGQRNVNPGNGGGTSAYSSVTATATVTVTPVNDPPEIALSDGVTTTHVLTPFSISGSSFDIDNETLTVTVNFGDGASAQTTASPPDRAFTFTHAYQRSGTYTVTVTVRDSENATASSSFVMRAINDPPTVTFNADNPATAHIFTPYNGAGSFFDAENDNIALQIDFGDGTATQSLTASPDGAFTFSHQYQRSGTYTITVTALDTESATRATQVVRVVNDPPTVRVNAPGQVRLGETFIGAGSFADIEEVALSSWTATVDYGDGGGPQPLTLSGDKTFVLNHAYAEEGIYTVTVRVTDVEGAVGVATISVRVSRFFFVHIPLVTR encoded by the coding sequence ATGCTGTGTGTGCGTCGTTGGATGCTGGTGTGGACCCTGATGGTCGTACTCCTTGGCGGATTGCCCGCCGGACCGGTCGCTCTTCGAGATGAACCGGCGGCTCTGGCGCAGAGCACTCCCGAAGCACCGCAGCCGGGCGATGTGTTTCGTGAGTTTGTATTTCCGCAGCGCCTGACTCTCTGTTTTCGACCATCGAACCCTGCATCGTGCAACAATGTTCCGAGAGAGCGTTCCGCCGGGCTGACGTTCAATCCGGCAGGCGCAACGCGGGCTGAACTGGCCGTCGAATACTGGGGCGGACACATCGGCACACGCCAGCATTTCCGGGTCAATAGTCAAGACTACTGGCAGCCGCTGCCACCGATCCAGAACGTTCCCTCCGGCGCTCGACAGCAGTGTTACTTCCGCACCATTCTGGGGGGCACGCTGCCGCTCGATTTGAGTCAGTTGCGCAATGGCGAAAATCGTTTCCGATTCACCATTGAGCATAACAATCAATACGGCCAGGATACGCAATGTCCCGGCAACTTTGGTTGGGGTACAACCTATATCTATGGCTTTACTGCGCGGCTGTACTATACGCCTGGCAGCATCCCCGCTCCGAGCGGCAGCATTACCTCACCCGCAGAGAACACGTCCATTGGTGAGATGCCGCAGATCACCGTCCAGGCAACGCCTCCCGCCGGAAGGACGATTGCGCGCGTCGATGTGATCGGCGAATACCTTGACTATGACTGGGATGGCGACGGCGTGCTGCGCGAGTGGCAGTATCAACTGGTGCGTGGGCAGATGCAACGCCATATCGGTTGGGCAGTGCGCGACGGCAGTGTGTACCGTGTGGTGTGGAATACCACCTGGATACCGGATCAGGTCGATGCCGACGGAAACCTGCTGCCGGTGCGCCTGATGGCGCGGATCACCGACAGTGACGGGGTTTCGTTCATGACTGCCGCGCGCACGGTCTGGTTTCAGCGCAGCGGGCGCCAGGTGCGGATGTACACCTCCTCGCACGACCGCGATAACCAGCGTGTCTACGGCGTACCGCAGAATTTCGGTCCGCGCAATATGAGCACGTCAACGCCGCCGCTTACGACAACCATCACGATTGCGGACAACCCGGCCGGCGCCGCCTCAGCGCGCATGATCATTCATACCTGGGCAGGCGACCAGACCAAAGAAGAGCCGACGGTGCGCGATCGAATCACGATCAACAATGCGACAGTTGTCAATGTGAATGGCTCTCCCCCTACCCCGCCAATCGGCGCCGATCATCACTGGAGCTTCGACTGGCGCGATGTACCGGTATCGGCGCTGATCCAGGGGGATAACCTCTTCGGCGTGTGGACCAATCGCCAGGGACATCATCTGGAGATCCAATGGCCCGGTCCGGCAATCATGGTCGAACGAGTTGATGCACCATATGCGCACGATCAGGTCATCGTCACCCCGGAAGACACCCCGATCACCATTACGCTGACCGGCTCGACGCCTTTTCTCAACCCGCTGACGATTACCCCAAGCACGGGTCCGTCGCGCGGAACGCTTGGCGGCACAGGCGCCACGCGCGTCTATACCCCACAGACCAATTATAACGGCTTGGACCGGTTTGACTTTCGCGTTTTCAGCAGTGATGGCGAGGATACCGGAACCATTCATATTGTCGTTACCCCGGTGAACGATGCACCGGTGCTGAATCCTGCGCCGCGAACGTTCCCCGCCATTCCTGAAGACGTTCCCGATACCGGCAATTCAGGAACGACGGTGGGTGCATTGCTCAGCGGTACGGTCACCGATCCCGACCCTGATGCGCTTCCCGCAGGGGTGGCGCTGACCGGCGCGAGCGGCAATGGAACCTGGCAATACTCACTCGACGGCAATGCCTGGCTGGATGTCGGCACAGTGGCGCCAACCAGCACCCTGCTGCTCGAACCATCGGCGCGGCTGCGGTTCCGCCCGGCGCCGAATTTCTTTGGTCAGGCAAGCATCACCTATCGCGCCTGGGATCGTAGTGATGGACTCGCCGGCGGTCAACGCAACGTCAACCCCGGCAACGGTGGCGGAACCAGCGCCTACAGCAGCGTCACGGCAACTGCGACGGTTACCGTGACACCGGTTAACGATCCGCCAGAGATCGCACTGTCCGATGGCGTTACAACAACCCATGTTCTGACGCCGTTCAGCATCAGCGGTTCATCCTTCGACATTGATAACGAAACATTGACCGTGACCGTCAATTTTGGCGATGGCGCATCGGCGCAGACCACTGCGTCCCCCCCGGATCGAGCATTCACATTCACCCATGCCTATCAACGCAGCGGAACCTACACCGTCACAGTGACGGTGCGCGACTCGGAGAACGCGACCGCCAGTTCCTCATTTGTGATGCGCGCAATCAACGACCCGCCAACTGTGACGTTCAATGCCGATAACCCTGCAACTGCGCATATTTTCACCCCGTACAACGGCGCCGGTTCGTTCTTTGATGCCGAGAACGACAATATTGCTCTTCAGATTGACTTTGGCGACGGCACAGCGACTCAGTCGCTCACTGCTTCGCCGGATGGCGCCTTTACCTTCAGCCATCAGTACCAGCGTAGCGGAACCTACACGATCACAGTGACCGCGCTCGACACCGAATCCGCCACCCGCGCAACACAGGTTGTGCGGGTCGTCAATGACCCGCCAACCGTGCGGGTGAACGCCCCGGGTCAGGTCCGGCTTGGTGAGACGTTCATTGGTGCAGGCTCATTTGCCGATATTGAAGAGGTTGCGCTGAGTTCCTGGACTGCGACCGTCGATTACGGCGATGGCGGCGGACCGCAACCATTGACGCTGTCCGGCGATAAGACGTTCGTTCTGAACCATGCCTATGCAGAGGAAGGAATATATACCGTGACAGTGCGCGTGACCGATGTCGAGGGCGCTGTTGGAGTTGCAACCATCTCTGTGCGTGTATCGCGGTTCTTCTTTGTGCATATTCCGCTGGTTACACGATAG
- a CDS encoding aspartate aminotransferase family protein, giving the protein MIDWSRSQQLLERARRVLPAGVASNVRAAERPFPLFFTQAEGAILTDVDGNPYIDYVLGQGPLLLGHSHPAVLAAVEQAMRRGQLFAGQHELEIEVAETLVRLIPCAGMCRFGMSGSELVQAAMRLARAVTGRRRILRFEGHYHGWFDNVLLSVAPPPEQAGPRECPRLVPGSAGQTPGVQEDALVLPWNDLTLAERLFAERGREIAAVLTEPMMCNTGAIPPTPGFLEGLRRLCDQYGVLLIMDEVITGFRLGLSGAQGRFGVTPDLAVFAKAMGGGFAVAALVGRRDYMERFARDVNHSGTFNGNVVSMAAAAAALAELERDNGAVYRHIEALGTMLMDGIRALAHRRDLPVLVQGFPAAFHVAFTELSAIREYRDYALHCDKERYGRFKVALLQRGVRVLDRGIWYLSAAHTQEQIEQTLDAVDAALAEVQTL; this is encoded by the coding sequence ATGATCGACTGGTCTCGCTCGCAACAACTCCTCGAACGCGCGCGGCGCGTGCTGCCGGCCGGCGTCGCCAGCAATGTGCGCGCTGCCGAGCGTCCATTTCCGCTCTTCTTCACACAGGCGGAAGGCGCCATTCTCACCGATGTCGATGGCAATCCATACATCGACTATGTGCTGGGTCAGGGTCCGCTGCTCCTGGGGCATTCGCATCCTGCCGTGCTCGCGGCTGTCGAACAGGCGATGCGTCGGGGGCAACTGTTCGCCGGGCAGCACGAACTCGAAATCGAGGTCGCCGAGACGCTGGTGCGCCTGATCCCGTGCGCCGGGATGTGTCGCTTCGGCATGAGCGGCTCGGAACTGGTGCAGGCAGCAATGCGTCTGGCGCGCGCAGTCACCGGGCGCCGGCGCATCCTGCGTTTCGAGGGGCACTACCACGGTTGGTTCGATAATGTGCTCCTCAGCGTCGCTCCCCCACCAGAACAGGCTGGTCCGCGCGAATGCCCGCGCCTTGTTCCAGGGAGCGCCGGACAGACGCCCGGCGTACAAGAGGATGCGCTCGTTCTGCCATGGAACGACCTGACGCTGGCGGAGCGCCTCTTTGCCGAACGCGGGCGCGAGATCGCCGCAGTGTTGACCGAACCAATGATGTGCAACACCGGCGCCATTCCGCCCACACCCGGCTTTCTGGAAGGCTTACGGCGGCTCTGCGATCAGTATGGCGTCCTGCTCATCATGGACGAAGTCATTACCGGCTTCCGGCTGGGGCTGTCTGGCGCGCAGGGGCGCTTCGGCGTCACCCCCGATCTGGCAGTCTTCGCCAAGGCGATGGGCGGCGGGTTTGCTGTGGCGGCGCTCGTCGGACGGCGCGATTATATGGAACGCTTTGCGCGCGATGTCAATCATTCGGGCACCTTCAACGGGAATGTGGTGTCGATGGCGGCGGCGGCGGCGGCGCTCGCGGAGTTGGAGCGTGATAACGGCGCCGTGTATCGCCACATTGAGGCGTTGGGGACCATGCTAATGGATGGAATCCGCGCCCTGGCGCATCGCCGTGATCTTCCGGTGCTCGTTCAGGGATTTCCGGCAGCGTTTCACGTGGCGTTTACCGAACTCAGCGCCATCCGCGAATACCGCGACTATGCGTTGCACTGCGATAAGGAGCGCTATGGGCGCTTCAAGGTTGCACTGCTCCAACGCGGGGTGCGCGTGCTCGACCGCGGTATCTGGTACCTCTCGGCGGCGCACACTCAGGAGCAGATCGAGCAGACCCTCGATGCTGTCGATGCGGCGTTGGCGGAGGTGCAGACGCTATGA